A stretch of the uncultured Desulfobacter sp. genome encodes the following:
- a CDS encoding AzlD domain-containing protein encodes MDRSLIPLIFGMAAVTYLPRLAPFLFFRNARIPVRLDAFLKCIPVAAIGALILPGVFTATPDLPWAGVAGMGFTLVYGFFKGGIIVPVLGSVAVTWLVLSF; translated from the coding sequence ATGGATAGGAGTCTGATTCCCTTAATTTTCGGCATGGCCGCTGTTACTTATCTGCCGCGCCTGGCCCCGTTTCTTTTTTTCAGAAATGCAAGGATACCGGTTCGCCTGGATGCCTTTTTAAAGTGCATTCCAGTGGCTGCTATTGGTGCACTGATTCTTCCCGGCGTTTTCACTGCCACGCCGGATCTGCCCTGGGCCGGTGTTGCCGGCATGGGCTTTACCCTGGTTTACGGTTTTTTTAAAGGGGGGATTATCGTTCCCGTGCTGGGATCCGTAGCCGTAACCTGGCTGGTCTTAAGTTTTTAA
- a CDS encoding AzlC family ABC transporter permease: MQHSDTWDAIKAGIPIFIGYFPAAVAFGILARTTGTTFSEAMLFSIVVFAGASQFIALNLLATGMGPVGIILTTLLVNFRHFLMSAYLSTRIRERAVKYYLPMAFGVTDETFSVMSFTQKKLTRQFVMPLELTAYAGWVSGTLAGFVLGRFMPDILTQSMGVALYALLLAILMPELKSSLRSLVLAISSGLFNWFLVTANVLPKGWSIIVCILVVATAGAFFNPGFIKKDNAHG, from the coding sequence ATGCAGCACTCGGACACCTGGGACGCCATAAAGGCCGGTATTCCCATATTTATCGGATATTTCCCGGCCGCTGTGGCCTTTGGCATTCTGGCCAGGACAACCGGTACCACCTTTAGTGAAGCCATGTTGTTTTCCATTGTTGTCTTTGCCGGTGCCAGTCAATTTATTGCTTTAAATCTACTGGCGACAGGCATGGGGCCTGTGGGAATTATACTGACCACTTTGCTGGTCAATTTTCGGCACTTTCTTATGAGTGCCTATTTGTCCACCCGAATTCGTGAAAGGGCGGTTAAATATTACTTGCCCATGGCCTTTGGCGTGACTGATGAAACTTTTTCAGTAATGTCTTTTACCCAAAAAAAATTGACCCGGCAGTTTGTCATGCCCCTGGAACTGACCGCTTATGCCGGGTGGGTGTCCGGCACTTTGGCGGGATTTGTGCTTGGAAGATTTATGCCTGATATTCTCACCCAGAGTATGGGCGTGGCTCTGTATGCGCTTCTTTTGGCTATTCTTATGCCTGAATTGAAATCCTCTTTGCGGTCTCTTGTTCTGGCAATTTCTTCAGGGCTGTTTAACTGGTTTCTGGTTACCGCGAATGTTCTGCCAAAGGGGTGGAGTATTATCGTCTGTATCCTGGTGGTCGCCACTGCCGGTGCCTTTTTTAATCCCGGATTCATCAAGAAGGACAATGCCCATGGATAG
- a CDS encoding DUF6125 family protein, whose protein sequence is MKDSTPFQAQDLAPDMQKKQLVDMFTRIVVHYGLWFNEVQHQMGMEKALAALDTATQSSITILMKHLSRTLEFELEEGMPKALMALDDSTTEKLMAAVGKAWLANDGVWFQAVEFAHGMNDAKRCNDSCWARFSPFEAHRIKNILGLGKHPGLEGLKRALNFRMYAFINEQSIVEETENSFVFQMNECRVQRARMRKNLDDYPCKSGGLVEYARFAEGVDDRIKTECIGCPPDPHPETWFCAWRFSLEQ, encoded by the coding sequence ATGAAAGATTCCACTCCGTTCCAAGCCCAGGACCTTGCCCCTGATATGCAGAAAAAACAGCTGGTGGACATGTTTACCCGTATTGTTGTTCACTACGGCCTCTGGTTCAACGAGGTTCAGCACCAGATGGGCATGGAAAAGGCGCTTGCTGCGCTGGATACTGCCACACAATCTTCAATTACCATTCTGATGAAACATCTGTCCCGCACCCTGGAATTTGAACTGGAGGAGGGGATGCCCAAGGCGTTGATGGCACTGGATGATTCCACAACCGAAAAATTGATGGCAGCCGTGGGAAAAGCCTGGCTTGCTAATGACGGTGTCTGGTTCCAGGCTGTGGAGTTCGCCCACGGTATGAACGATGCCAAACGGTGCAATGACTCCTGCTGGGCCCGCTTTTCCCCCTTTGAAGCCCACAGAATAAAAAATATTCTGGGACTGGGTAAACATCCGGGACTTGAGGGGCTCAAAAGAGCCTTGAACTTCAGGATGTATGCATTCATCAATGAGCAGAGCATTGTGGAAGAAACCGAAAACAGTTTTGTTTTTCAGATGAACGAATGCCGGGTTCAGCGGGCAAGGATGCGCAAGAACCTGGACGATTATCCCTGCAAATCAGGCGGTCTTGTCGAGTACGCCCGTTTTGCCGAAGGCGTTGATGATAGAATTAAAACCGAATGTATCGGGTGTCCGCCGGATCCCCATCCTGAAACATGGTTCTGCGCATGGCGCTTCAGCCTTGAACAGTGA
- the gpmI gene encoding 2,3-bisphosphoglycerate-independent phosphoglycerate mutase, which produces MGSENQAVNILMILDGWGINPSDKGNAVAAANTPFLDQLLADFPNTTLKCCGEAVGLPDGTMGNSEVGHMNIGAGRVVAQDFVRINTAIRDNSFYSTPALVSVMDEVKQADSCLHLLGLLSDGGVHSHINHLFALIKMAKDKGITKVFIHPIMDGRDTSPTSGIDFLKQLDETISAVGTGKVATMTGRFWAMDRDTRWERVQKAYDLYTQGQGVDASNLSPVQAIQAAYDREETDEFIKPVTFCPGSEGNIQDKDGVIFFNFRADRAKEICRAFTEKTFDGFERTVNPRLRDFVCMTQYDEHFDLPAAFGPQHLDKIFGEILSKNKISQLRIAETEKYAHVTYFFNGGDEAVFDGEERILIPSPRDVDTYDQKPEMSADKVADNACEQIHSGKFQFIVLNFANMDMVGHTGIFDAAVKACETVDRCVKRVVEAIWETGGTAFITADHGNSEQMLAPDGSPHTAHTLNPVRFIVAAPPATTIMLSDGKLGDIAPTILKVLGIEPPLEMTGQCLIS; this is translated from the coding sequence ATGGGTTCTGAAAACCAGGCGGTTAATATTTTGATGATCCTTGACGGATGGGGCATTAACCCATCGGATAAGGGCAATGCCGTGGCTGCAGCCAATACACCGTTTCTGGACCAGCTTCTGGCTGATTTTCCAAACACAACGCTTAAATGTTGTGGTGAAGCCGTGGGCCTCCCCGACGGCACCATGGGGAATTCCGAGGTAGGCCATATGAATATTGGGGCAGGTAGAGTCGTGGCTCAGGATTTTGTCCGGATCAACACCGCTATCCGGGATAATAGTTTTTACTCCACCCCGGCACTTGTTTCAGTCATGGACGAGGTCAAACAGGCCGACAGCTGCCTTCATCTTTTGGGACTGCTTTCCGATGGCGGGGTCCACTCCCACATCAATCACCTGTTTGCCTTGATAAAAATGGCAAAGGATAAGGGAATTACAAAGGTTTTTATTCACCCTATCATGGATGGACGGGATACCTCTCCCACATCGGGCATTGATTTTTTAAAACAACTTGACGAAACAATCAGCGCCGTTGGTACAGGAAAGGTGGCGACCATGACAGGACGCTTCTGGGCCATGGATCGAGATACCCGCTGGGAACGTGTTCAAAAAGCCTATGATCTTTATACCCAGGGCCAAGGTGTTGATGCTTCAAACCTATCCCCTGTCCAGGCCATCCAGGCCGCATATGACCGGGAAGAAACTGATGAATTTATTAAACCAGTAACTTTTTGCCCAGGCAGTGAAGGAAACATTCAAGACAAAGATGGTGTCATTTTTTTCAACTTCCGGGCAGACCGGGCCAAGGAGATCTGCCGGGCGTTCACAGAAAAAACCTTTGACGGATTTGAACGCACAGTAAACCCAAGACTCAGGGATTTTGTGTGTATGACCCAGTATGACGAACACTTTGATTTACCTGCAGCCTTTGGTCCTCAACATCTGGACAAAATTTTTGGAGAGATCCTGAGCAAAAATAAAATTTCTCAGCTTCGCATTGCAGAAACTGAAAAATACGCCCATGTCACCTATTTTTTTAATGGCGGAGATGAAGCCGTTTTTGATGGGGAAGAGCGTATACTCATTCCCTCTCCCAGGGATGTGGATACCTATGACCAAAAGCCGGAGATGAGCGCAGACAAAGTAGCTGACAACGCCTGCGAGCAAATCCATTCAGGAAAATTTCAATTTATTGTGCTTAATTTTGCCAACATGGACATGGTGGGTCATACCGGCATATTTGATGCGGCGGTAAAGGCGTGTGAAACAGTAGACCGCTGTGTAAAAAGAGTGGTGGAAGCTATCTGGGAAACCGGAGGAACCGCCTTTATCACCGCAGACCACGGTAATTCAGAACAAATGCTGGCCCCTGACGGATCCCCTCATACGGCCCATACCCTAAACCCGGTGAGGTTTATTGTTGCAGCCCCCCCCGCCACGACGATAATGCTTTCGGACGGCAAGCTTGGAGATATTGCGCCGACTATCCTCAAGGTGCTCGGTATAGAGCCGCCTTTGGAAATGACAGGCCAGTGCCTGATCAGTTGA
- the nadD gene encoding nicotinate-nucleotide adenylyltransferase codes for MNAGLFGGTFNPIHNGHLGIIQYVKAQYAFDTIILYPSALPPHKPNRNLASARDRLTMVRDAVKNLNGFQVSDIELQRKGPSFTIDTICEFKRIFGSQTRFHLLLGSDAFFDTPSWKQAYHIFKALPVIVMQRGEKTGMAPFASFIDEHVSKGYKLKDNNIFVHDRLYPIRICNVPRIDISSTQIRNRIKAGKSISGLVPEDVKTFIRTKDLYK; via the coding sequence ATGAATGCAGGACTTTTCGGCGGCACATTCAATCCGATTCACAACGGCCATTTGGGTATTATCCAATATGTAAAGGCCCAGTATGCCTTTGACACGATCATTCTCTACCCGTCCGCCCTGCCCCCCCACAAACCAAACCGGAACCTGGCCTCCGCCCGGGACCGGCTTACCATGGTAAGAGATGCCGTAAAAAATCTGAACGGGTTCCAAGTGTCCGACATAGAACTGCAGCGCAAAGGCCCCTCATTTACCATTGATACCATCTGTGAATTTAAGCGTATCTTTGGCAGCCAGACCCGGTTTCACCTGCTTTTAGGTTCCGATGCCTTCTTTGACACGCCATCCTGGAAACAGGCCTATCATATTTTTAAAGCCCTGCCCGTAATCGTAATGCAGAGGGGTGAAAAAACCGGTATGGCACCTTTTGCATCCTTCATTGACGAACATGTGTCAAAAGGCTACAAGCTTAAAGACAATAATATTTTTGTCCATGACCGGCTTTACCCTATCCGCATCTGCAATGTACCAAGAATTGATATTTCATCAACACAGATACGGAATCGAATCAAAGCCGGGAAATCTATATCAGGACTTGTACCTGAAGATGTTAAGACTTTTATCAGAACAAAGGATTTATATAAATGA
- a CDS encoding pyruvate carboxylase subunit B translates to MTDHNEVKMVEMDYSQARPKAKNPLKIQDLSLRDGHQSLFATRGRTEDMIHVAEQMDEIGFWAVEVWGGHSFHAMHRYLNEDPWQRLRTLKRYFKKTPISMLLRGQKLVGYRNYADDLAELFVKKTVENGLDIFRTFDALNDYRNFETVVPVIKESGAHFQGCICYTLTEPRLGQGVYNLEYYVKKAKSLEDMGADSICIKDVAGLMAPYDAFELVKALKAEVKPPIHLHSHFTSGMSSMTHLKAVEAGVDIIDTCMTPYAYRTSHAALEPFVMSLLGTNRDTGFDINALNRINETLEKEVIPKYKHLLDDSRVSLIDIDVLLNQAPDFMRANLEKQLREMDALDKIDEVYKELPRVRKELGQIPLVTPTSRIVGTQTVNNVLFDTKEERYKMITAQVKDLCYGLYGKTAVPIDAQLQKKALKDYEKGQEPITCRPAEMLTPELEKAREEIGDLAVDEEDLILCALFPVTGKKYLMQKYGKEQVPDTVKPITLEDVKKQEDMIKKAKEGKLIEPAVDLPEKSEFARTFNVFVDGECFEVGVDEVGGSPVISYAAVAAATPVVPPAAPAAPAAPVAPAATPVSKPAQPRPTAPAPKPAPKPVEASGGGTPVLAPMPGMIVKYEKNVGDAVTAGDTVVVIEAMKMENILPATADGTITAINFKPGDSVAKDDVLATIE, encoded by the coding sequence ATGACCGATCACAATGAAGTTAAAATGGTTGAGATGGATTACTCCCAAGCGCGACCCAAGGCAAAAAATCCCCTGAAAATTCAGGATCTCTCCCTGCGGGACGGCCATCAGTCATTGTTTGCCACCCGGGGCCGCACCGAAGATATGATCCACGTGGCAGAGCAGATGGATGAAATCGGATTCTGGGCCGTTGAGGTCTGGGGCGGTCACTCGTTTCATGCCATGCACCGGTATCTTAATGAAGATCCATGGCAGCGGCTTCGAACCCTGAAGCGGTATTTTAAGAAAACCCCCATTTCTATGCTGCTGCGTGGCCAGAAACTTGTGGGATACCGTAACTATGCTGATGATCTGGCCGAACTTTTTGTTAAAAAGACCGTGGAAAACGGGCTGGATATTTTCAGAACCTTTGATGCGCTCAATGATTACAGAAACTTTGAAACCGTAGTGCCTGTGATCAAAGAATCCGGCGCACATTTCCAAGGCTGCATCTGCTACACCCTGACAGAGCCGCGCCTGGGACAAGGGGTGTATAACCTGGAATACTATGTGAAAAAGGCCAAATCCCTTGAGGATATGGGTGCCGACTCCATCTGCATCAAGGATGTGGCAGGATTGATGGCGCCCTATGATGCCTTTGAGCTGGTAAAGGCGCTTAAAGCAGAAGTTAAGCCCCCGATCCACCTGCATTCTCATTTTACCTCGGGTATGTCCTCCATGACACATCTCAAAGCTGTAGAAGCTGGGGTTGACATTATTGATACCTGCATGACCCCCTATGCATACAGAACATCCCATGCCGCGCTTGAACCCTTTGTGATGAGTCTTTTGGGCACCAACCGGGATACCGGATTCGACATTAACGCGCTTAACCGGATCAACGAGACCTTGGAAAAAGAGGTAATACCCAAGTATAAACACTTACTGGATGACAGTCGGGTCTCCTTGATTGATATTGATGTGCTCCTGAACCAGGCGCCGGACTTCATGCGTGCCAACCTGGAAAAACAGCTTCGGGAAATGGATGCCCTGGATAAAATTGATGAGGTGTACAAAGAACTACCCAGAGTCAGAAAAGAGTTGGGTCAGATTCCCCTTGTCACACCCACCAGTCGGATTGTGGGTACCCAGACGGTGAACAACGTGCTGTTTGATACCAAAGAAGAGCGTTACAAGATGATTACAGCCCAGGTCAAGGATCTGTGCTACGGCCTGTACGGCAAAACTGCAGTCCCCATTGATGCCCAATTGCAGAAAAAAGCGCTCAAGGATTATGAAAAGGGTCAAGAACCTATTACCTGCCGGCCGGCTGAGATGTTGACGCCGGAACTTGAAAAAGCCAGGGAAGAGATTGGTGATCTGGCCGTGGACGAAGAGGATCTTATTTTGTGTGCCCTGTTCCCCGTGACTGGAAAAAAATACCTGATGCAGAAATACGGCAAAGAACAGGTGCCTGACACGGTCAAACCCATCACCCTGGAAGATGTTAAAAAACAGGAAGATATGATTAAAAAGGCCAAAGAAGGCAAGCTCATTGAGCCTGCTGTGGATCTTCCTGAAAAAAGTGAATTTGCCAGAACCTTTAATGTGTTTGTGGACGGTGAATGTTTTGAGGTGGGCGTTGATGAAGTGGGTGGTTCGCCCGTGATCTCCTATGCGGCTGTTGCTGCGGCTACGCCTGTGGTGCCTCCTGCTGCCCCCGCTGCCCCTGCCGCGCCGGTTGCTCCGGCAGCAACGCCGGTCTCGAAACCCGCGCAGCCAAGACCGACTGCACCTGCCCCAAAACCTGCACCAAAACCCGTTGAAGCTTCAGGGGGCGGGACACCTGTCCTGGCACCTATGCCCGGTATGATTGTAAAGTATGAGAAAAATGTGGGAGATGCGGTGACGGCCGGCGATACTGTAGTGGTGATTGAGGCCATGAAGATGGAAAATATCCTTCCTGCAACAGCTGACGGAACGATCACCGCAATAAATTTTAAACCAGGGGATTCCGTGGCCAAGGATGATGTGCTGGCAACCATAGAGTAA
- a CDS encoding carboxyl transferase domain-containing protein — protein MGVISDKIQELRLKEKKIKAMGGEKALAKRREKGVLNARQRLNLLFDAGTFRELDMFMTHRCTNFGMETKEIPADGVITGHGKVNGRLVFAYAQDFTAAAGSLGEMQAKKICKVMDLGIKAGAPVIGMNDSGGARIQEGIDALSGYGEIFFRNSAASGVIPQISAIMGPTAGGAVYSPAMTDFIFMVKESSYMFITGPNVIKAVTGEEITFEALGGAMTHNEKSGVAQFACESDEDCIEQIKQLLSFLPSNNMEDPPIKPTDDSPHRMAPVLDTIIPDKSNQAYDVKQVIAAIADDGYFFEPHQYFARNIVICFSRLNGRPIGIIANQPMVMAGCLDIDASDKATRFIRFCDAFNIPLLTIADVPGYLPGSHQEWGGVIRHGAKLLWCYAEATVPKLLLITRKDYGGSYIAMCSKHLGADMAFAWPMAEVAVMGAEGAANVIHAREIKNSEDPAATRKQKIEEYNTQFSNPYCAAARGYVDAVIVPSETRLRLIDALEAVVTKREFRPAKKHGNIPV, from the coding sequence ATGGGAGTCATTTCCGACAAAATTCAGGAATTAAGGCTGAAAGAGAAAAAGATCAAGGCCATGGGCGGTGAAAAAGCCCTAGCTAAACGGCGTGAGAAAGGCGTTTTAAATGCCAGGCAGCGTCTCAACCTGCTGTTTGATGCCGGTACATTCAGAGAACTGGACATGTTCATGACCCACCGGTGCACCAATTTTGGCATGGAAACCAAAGAAATCCCCGCGGACGGTGTTATCACCGGACACGGAAAGGTAAACGGCCGACTTGTCTTTGCATATGCCCAGGATTTTACGGCTGCTGCCGGATCTTTAGGAGAGATGCAGGCCAAAAAGATATGTAAGGTCATGGATTTAGGGATTAAAGCAGGTGCACCTGTTATCGGCATGAACGATTCCGGTGGCGCCCGGATTCAGGAAGGTATTGACGCCTTGTCCGGTTACGGCGAAATATTTTTTCGCAATTCGGCGGCGTCCGGCGTGATCCCTCAGATATCAGCCATCATGGGCCCCACGGCAGGCGGAGCAGTGTATTCTCCAGCCATGACCGATTTTATCTTTATGGTCAAGGAGTCTTCGTATATGTTTATCACCGGTCCCAATGTCATCAAAGCGGTTACCGGCGAGGAGATTACCTTTGAGGCCCTTGGCGGTGCCATGACCCATAACGAAAAGTCCGGAGTGGCGCAGTTTGCCTGTGAATCCGATGAGGACTGTATTGAACAGATCAAGCAGCTGTTATCCTTTTTGCCGTCCAACAATATGGAAGATCCCCCGATCAAACCCACTGACGATTCCCCACATCGTATGGCACCGGTCCTCGACACCATTATTCCGGATAAATCCAACCAGGCCTATGATGTCAAACAGGTCATTGCTGCCATTGCGGACGACGGCTACTTTTTTGAGCCCCACCAGTATTTTGCCAGAAATATTGTAATTTGCTTTTCACGGCTTAACGGCCGGCCCATCGGTATTATTGCCAACCAGCCAATGGTTATGGCCGGCTGTCTGGATATTGATGCATCCGACAAAGCCACCCGGTTTATCCGGTTCTGTGATGCCTTTAACATTCCCTTGCTCACCATTGCCGATGTGCCCGGTTATCTACCCGGTTCTCATCAGGAGTGGGGTGGGGTCATCCGGCACGGGGCAAAACTTTTATGGTGCTACGCTGAAGCTACGGTGCCCAAGCTTTTGTTGATTACACGCAAAGATTACGGCGGATCATATATTGCCATGTGTTCCAAGCACCTTGGTGCGGATATGGCCTTTGCCTGGCCCATGGCCGAGGTTGCGGTCATGGGGGCTGAAGGCGCGGCCAACGTCATCCATGCAAGGGAGATTAAAAATTCCGAAGACCCTGCAGCCACGCGCAAGCAGAAAATTGAGGAGTATAATACCCAGTTTTCCAATCCCTATTGTGCCGCAGCAAGGGGGTATGTAGATGCCGTGATCGTGCCTAGTGAAACTCGCCTCAGGCTCATAGATGCCCTTGAGGCTGTGGTCACCAAACGCGAATTCAGGCCGGCCAAGAAACACGGAAATATACCAGTATAA
- a CDS encoding type I restriction enzyme HsdR N-terminal domain-containing protein, with translation MILDQITDYITGKEIDNVGAEASRQIFEKFLVENKGYAKSDILVDVPLTVQFKGEDYPSVIDLIVSVKDRPFMAITCVAGSIGSYEREILAGARLVYDHIVPFAVSTDARSVIIKDAVTGETIGQGLEAIPDYSQAQALLKKIDAKRLDPEKRSGEMIIYRSFNLEKINK, from the coding sequence ATGATACTTGATCAAATCACCGACTATATTACCGGCAAAGAAATAGACAATGTCGGCGCTGAAGCCAGCCGCCAGATTTTTGAAAAATTTTTGGTGGAGAACAAAGGATATGCCAAATCAGATATTCTTGTGGACGTCCCTTTAACCGTGCAGTTCAAGGGTGAGGACTATCCATCCGTGATTGATCTGATTGTAAGTGTGAAAGACCGACCTTTCATGGCCATCACCTGTGTGGCGGGATCCATTGGATCTTATGAACGAGAAATTCTGGCAGGTGCCAGACTGGTCTATGACCATATCGTGCCCTTCGCCGTATCTACGGATGCCAGAAGCGTCATTATCAAAGATGCCGTCACTGGCGAAACCATTGGGCAGGGGCTTGAAGCTATTCCAGATTATTCCCAGGCTCAGGCGCTGTTAAAAAAAATCGACGCCAAACGCCTTGATCCGGAAAAAAGAAGCGGTGAAATGATTATTTACAGATCATTCAATCTGGAAAAGATCAACAAATAA
- the rsfS gene encoding ribosome silencing factor, translating into MIALEEEYTPYLSPIFDRKPKSVTALMVSELTSYTDIVVIVEAGSSRQVTSLSEHIIKSLKGLKIKATGTEGVKEGQWALLDFGHLIIHVFETEAKRFYDLEGLWSDAEPVDLSQFNIQAQTDEEDDDGF; encoded by the coding sequence ATGATCGCCCTCGAAGAGGAATATACCCCCTATCTTTCCCCTATATTTGACCGAAAACCCAAAAGCGTAACCGCACTGATGGTCAGTGAACTGACCTCCTACACAGACATTGTGGTCATTGTAGAGGCTGGATCAAGCAGGCAGGTAACCTCCCTTTCCGAACACATTATAAAATCCCTAAAGGGTTTAAAAATAAAGGCAACAGGCACAGAAGGCGTCAAGGAGGGCCAATGGGCACTACTGGATTTCGGACATTTGATTATCCATGTTTTTGAAACCGAAGCCAAGAGGTTTTACGACCTTGAAGGCTTGTGGAGTGATGCCGAACCGGTTGATCTGAGTCAATTTAATATCCAGGCTCAAACCGATGAGGAGGATGACGATGGGTTCTGA
- a CDS encoding DUF5320 domain-containing protein gives MPGFNQRGPQGLGPMTGRGQGICGNRNATGAGYGTGYGAGYGGRGCGRGFGGGRGMGRGMGRGFGPAAAPVSGALSESALQDRARMLEEELNAIKAQLNSMPEDK, from the coding sequence ATGCCAGGATTTAATCAAAGAGGACCACAAGGATTAGGACCCATGACCGGAAGAGGCCAGGGGATTTGCGGTAACCGCAATGCGACCGGGGCCGGATACGGCACTGGTTATGGCGCGGGGTACGGCGGCCGGGGATGCGGCCGGGGATTTGGCGGTGGCCGGGGTATGGGTCGAGGCATGGGCCGTGGGTTTGGACCTGCTGCAGCGCCCGTATCCGGGGCTTTAAGTGAAAGTGCGCTCCAGGACAGGGCCAGAATGCTTGAAGAGGAACTCAACGCCATCAAGGCTCAGCTGAACAGCATGCCTGAAGATAAATAG
- a CDS encoding helix-turn-helix domain-containing protein, which yields MDKVAQITEHMKALGFSVYECKAYLALLEEYPLNGYALSKASGIPRSRVYEVLKNLIAKQMVFEQDDGKSKAYTPMDPEIFIKKLRSRFQGIFQDLTEYAGRLYREPKQDNPLVVIQGRDNILSFLAVLIKGAQKRIALSIWDEELCLLTGELDAALDRGVMLRGIYFGPKNVYEDLVPHRRLARYMAEKKERFLSVIVDRCHAVSGVVSRGADSKATWTRDEGFIEVSEDYIAHDLVVNLYSASLDRAGYEKFETFADNVHDWFFHYSKKELDAFRELIE from the coding sequence ATGGATAAGGTTGCACAGATTACGGAACATATGAAGGCGTTAGGGTTTTCAGTTTATGAATGCAAAGCCTATCTGGCGCTTCTGGAAGAGTATCCTTTGAACGGATACGCCCTGAGCAAGGCTTCGGGGATTCCCCGGTCCCGGGTTTATGAGGTGCTTAAAAACCTGATTGCTAAGCAGATGGTGTTTGAACAGGACGATGGAAAGTCAAAAGCCTATACACCCATGGATCCGGAAATTTTTATCAAGAAGCTTCGATCCCGGTTTCAGGGAATTTTTCAGGATTTAACCGAATATGCAGGCCGGTTGTACCGGGAACCGAAACAGGACAATCCCTTGGTGGTGATCCAGGGACGGGATAATATCCTCTCTTTTCTGGCTGTCCTGATCAAGGGTGCCCAAAAGCGCATTGCTCTGTCCATCTGGGATGAAGAACTTTGCCTGTTGACCGGGGAACTGGATGCCGCCCTTGACCGTGGCGTGATGCTTCGCGGCATCTATTTCGGTCCCAAAAATGTTTATGAGGACCTTGTGCCCCACCGCAGGCTTGCACGGTACATGGCTGAGAAAAAAGAGCGGTTTTTATCCGTGATCGTGGATCGCTGCCATGCCGTGTCCGGTGTTGTCTCCCGGGGAGCGGACTCAAAGGCGACCTGGACCCGGGATGAAGGATTCATTGAGGTCAGTGAAGATTATATTGCCCATGACCTGGTGGTTAATCTTTATTCGGCTTCTCTGGACAGGGCGGGGTATGAGAAATTTGAAACCTTTGCCGATAATGTCCATGATTGGTTTTTTCACTATTCAAAAAAAGAGTTGGATGCGTTTCGTGAACTGATTGAGTAA
- a CDS encoding zinc ribbon domain-containing protein, with the protein MAFETKEELLEKYLKMDKPHCPHCDEEMTLWEIPPINFSDGLGWQTPYLFVCFNDACPSYKQGWEDLMESMEAPASYRCYCEPGADHFEYMPVFSPIGGTGSVMDDAALVAEQAKKELLKQTFSILTDYYISKDWDEILKICLDPNIPPKARLKAVEMVAELGDATAVEHLINHKFPTPVLQERVQKAIEQLHERHFTRECPFCAEIIKNRATVCKHCGKDVPKA; encoded by the coding sequence ATGGCATTTGAGACCAAAGAAGAACTGCTTGAAAAATATTTGAAAATGGACAAGCCCCATTGCCCCCATTGCGATGAGGAGATGACGTTGTGGGAGATTCCGCCCATCAACTTTTCCGATGGTCTGGGGTGGCAGACACCCTATCTGTTTGTCTGTTTTAACGATGCGTGTCCTTCCTACAAACAGGGATGGGAGGATTTGATGGAATCCATGGAAGCACCTGCCTCTTACCGGTGTTATTGCGAACCGGGCGCCGACCATTTTGAATATATGCCCGTGTTCAGTCCCATCGGCGGTACCGGTTCCGTTATGGATGATGCTGCCCTTGTGGCCGAACAAGCTAAAAAAGAGCTACTAAAACAGACCTTTTCCATTCTTACCGATTATTATATTTCCAAAGACTGGGATGAGATTTTAAAAATTTGCCTGGACCCTAATATTCCGCCTAAGGCGAGATTGAAAGCGGTGGAAATGGTGGCCGAGTTAGGTGATGCCACGGCTGTGGAGCACCTGATTAACCATAAGTTCCCGACCCCGGTATTACAGGAAAGGGTGCAAAAAGCAATTGAACAGCTTCATGAACGCCATTTCACAAGGGAATGCCCCTTCTGCGCTGAGATTATCAAAAACCGGGCCACTGTATGCAAACATTGCGGTAAGGATGTGCCTAAGGCATAG